One Huiozyma naganishii CBS 8797 chromosome 4, complete genome genomic region harbors:
- the SVP26 gene encoding Svp26p (similar to Saccharomyces cerevisiae SVP26 (YHR181W); ancestral locus Anc_5.57), with translation MILKLVSYAGNLFGFLFLTLSIASGLYYISELVEEYSEPTKRFLTRAIYGVIGLLVSLLIFDKFPFKLTVFAIASHVLYLQNMKGFPFVSFTNPTFLLSCACTVLNHYLWFKYFNDVEIPPQFKFNPNYIPKKRATFSEVASFFAICVWFIPFSLFVSLSAGDYVLPTAEELKKTDDPTAQPKLRKRTINLVRVAINNVRGFIRSSLRIFGFKIAEPEYDRLSI, from the coding sequence ATGATCCTGAAACTGGTTTCTTATGCAGGGAACCTCTTTGGGTTCCTGTTCTTAACATTGTCTATTGCCTCTGGCCTCTATTACATTAGTGAGTTGGTCGAAGAATACTCAGAACCTACTAAGCGGTTTTTGACGAGGGCCATATATGGTGTCATTGGATTACTGGTGTCGTTATTGATTTTTGATAAATTCCCATTCAAATTAACTGTCTTTGCGATTGCATCTCATGTCCTCTACTTACAGAATATGAAAGGGTTTCCTTTTGTCAGTTTTACAAATCCTACGTTCCTTTTGAGTTGCGCGTGCACTGTTCTGAATCATTATCTATGGTTCAAATACTTCAACGACGTTGAAATACCTCCCCAATTCAAATTCAATCCTAACTATATACCAAAGAAAAGGGCTACCTTTTCAGAGGTggcttctttttttgcaaTCTGTGTGTGGTTTATTCCCTTCTCCTTATTTGTTTCCTTATCAGCTGGTGACTACGTTCTACCGACCGCAGAAGAACTAAAGAAAACAGATGATCCAACGGCTCAACCTAAGCTTCGTAAGAGAACGATCAACCTTGTCCGTGTTGCTATCAACAATGTTAGGGGCTTCATCCGTTCCTCGTTAAGAATATTCGGGTTCAAAATTGCTGAGCCAGAATATGACAGACTATCTATCTAG
- the KNAG0D02680 gene encoding uncharacterized protein has product MAAKRSTYHSQIKCFHCGENHPISKCVKYKRDYPDANTFRSNEKIGGLQSFYASMYASTSLPKGELVVDSGSSIHVCNDASMFSELKMGKHEELTGIVGNATIEGFGKVKVKNFLLHNVAYVPGVDFKLISISAATATSKGRFIFGKIPLQMITQDGVRSTMAKQRNGLYTLKSHRGNSQKRAYRSFDPCTGKGNSRKRVYRTFGACTGKVYSSNQVKFEELNFPLKNYSYIHDVQSYAISTLRGVSASQEIFQLVPDVNTSMGEDKSGGLSEYFVMGRMRN; this is encoded by the coding sequence ATGGCCGCTAAAAGGAGCACTTATCACTCTCAGATCAAGTGTTTCCACTGTGGAGAAAACCATCCGATTAGTAAGTGCGTTAAGTATAAACGGGACTATCCGGATGCTAATACTTTTAGATCGAATGAAAAAATAGGCGGTCTACAAAGCTTTTATGCATCAATGTATGCATCAACATCACTCCCCAAGGGAGAATTGGTAGTTGATAGCGGAAGCTCCATTCATGTATGCAATGACGCGAGTATGTTTAGTGAGCTTAAGATGGGCAAGCATGAGGAATTGACAGGTATTGTTGGAAATGCTACCATTGAAggatttggaaaagttAAGGTCAAGAATTTCCTCTTACACAATGTGGCTTATGTTCCTGGTGTTGATTTCAAGTTGATATCCATTTCAGCGGCAACGGCGACGTCAAAGGGTCGTTTcatatttggaaaaattcCTCTACAGATGATAACCCAAGATGGCGTTAGGTCGACGATGGCTAAGCAAAGAAATGGGCTTTATACTTTAAAATCACACCGCGGAAACTCGCAGAAGAGAGCATATCGATCCTTTGATCCCTGCACAGGCAAGGGAAATTCGCGGAAGAGAGTATATCGAACCTTTGGTGCCTGTACAGGCAAGGTATACTCCAGTAACCAAGTgaaatttgaagaattgaactTTCCCTTGAAGAACTATTCTTACATCCATGATGTACAATCATATGCTATTTCAACGTTACGGGGAGTATCTGCCTCGCAGGAAATATTCCAACTGGTACCAGATGTTAACACTTCTATGGGAGAAGACAAGTCAGGGGGACTTTCTGAATATTTCGTCATGGGGAGAATGAGAAATTGA